A stretch of the Fusobacterium varium genome encodes the following:
- a CDS encoding phage-related minor tail protein has product MAPYSNEYILQYIAKLETGDYTKGLDKMQGKTSSSTGMLNKSFSGLSTVIKKVVTSKLSLAAAAIYFANKTRLAIQDMIAFQKQLSTVNTLLKVSREELNKYADAFIDLSIKTGASKEDIAKGAYQALSSGIKKEDLVDFLETASKTALAGQTTAETSIKTISSIMNAYKMEAREAGEIADWLLTVQNKGVTTVGELGAYLADVTAISAPLKITLNDVGAALAQITQNGNNTAKSTTMLKTMFNELSKEGQQAADIFNKISGQSFREFIEKGGDLQGALNIMADHAKKTNKSIVDLFGSVEAGSAALNLTGLNAEKFSEKINDMKNKSGELNTAYTIASANIKTEWDKLTNAMNSRWRNLVTFLEKPIYVVIKEIRQLVDGQDNRAENLEDTKKRIAEHEVEIQKILSLDNLNNQQKATMMKRHSEEIAKLTKEVTETENMIREEAYQKNLSSYTDYRKELGKYLNNSNKGEEKQVKEHLETILKLNKEITNTSNDSSKKAELKQDRVQLEQKIEILNERIGIQEEKIQKEIELKKLEEGNLKKHNEIMKSSELSYLESKKNMIEEQNRLLDLGAISKEEYNKNIEKIDRELLNRQDMTNLESLKEMEEYYKKIGDQAKANEYHKKVIEIEIDIQKRTSVSMGGDFDDREDEYLEEERIKRKQFQAELLQDEWENLSKIAEMREAGKLSEDEINERGEEARYLLEERKLQQEAKELENRLAFYETDKNYAEKALDTKLAIKENEIKQFELKNKKAEKRDKEKINWEKWKENYETNIYERSADAIIDTYTALATGQIKSLEDFKNFAQMQLAELLLAKGQKHAVVAVSDAALGLSQLAAHDYSGAKKSFASSAKNAAIAAAFGIAASAISPSDNSSEKEENTSTKYDEGIEERVKTAEKENEGDVIIDISDSQMSKLWIKQIEKELNDGYNVTLIGKKKGS; this is encoded by the coding sequence ATGGCACCATATTCAAATGAATATATATTACAGTATATAGCAAAACTTGAAACTGGAGATTATACAAAAGGTTTAGATAAGATGCAAGGGAAAACATCCAGCAGTACTGGAATGTTGAATAAATCTTTTTCAGGCCTAAGTACTGTAATTAAAAAAGTAGTAACTTCAAAACTCTCTCTTGCAGCTGCTGCAATATATTTTGCAAATAAGACAAGACTTGCTATTCAAGACATGATAGCTTTTCAAAAACAATTATCCACAGTAAATACTCTTTTAAAAGTATCAAGGGAAGAATTAAATAAATACGCAGATGCCTTTATTGATTTATCCATAAAAACAGGAGCAAGCAAGGAAGATATAGCTAAAGGTGCATATCAAGCCTTATCATCTGGGATTAAGAAAGAAGATTTAGTAGATTTCTTGGAAACGGCTTCTAAAACAGCTCTTGCAGGGCAAACAACAGCAGAAACATCAATAAAGACTATATCATCAATAATGAATGCTTATAAAATGGAAGCAAGGGAAGCAGGAGAGATAGCTGATTGGCTACTTACAGTTCAAAATAAAGGAGTAACAACAGTAGGAGAACTTGGAGCTTATTTAGCTGATGTAACAGCCATTTCTGCACCTTTAAAAATTACTTTGAATGATGTAGGGGCTGCACTTGCTCAAATAACTCAAAATGGAAATAATACAGCTAAATCAACAACTATGTTAAAGACAATGTTCAATGAATTATCAAAGGAAGGACAACAGGCAGCAGATATATTTAATAAAATTTCAGGGCAGTCTTTTAGAGAGTTTATAGAAAAAGGTGGAGATTTACAAGGAGCTTTAAACATAATGGCAGACCATGCTAAAAAGACAAATAAGTCTATAGTAGATCTATTTGGAAGTGTGGAAGCAGGAAGTGCAGCTCTTAACCTTACCGGGCTTAATGCAGAGAAATTTTCAGAAAAAATAAATGATATGAAAAATAAATCTGGAGAATTAAATACTGCATATACTATAGCATCAGCAAATATAAAAACTGAATGGGATAAATTAACAAATGCAATGAATTCAAGATGGAGAAATCTTGTTACATTTTTGGAGAAACCTATATATGTTGTTATAAAAGAAATTAGGCAGCTTGTAGATGGTCAAGATAATAGAGCAGAAAATTTAGAAGATACAAAGAAAAGAATAGCTGAGCATGAAGTTGAAATTCAAAAGATACTAAGTTTAGATAACCTGAATAACCAACAAAAAGCTACAATGATGAAGAGACACAGTGAAGAAATAGCCAAGCTTACAAAAGAAGTAACTGAAACAGAAAATATGATAAGAGAAGAAGCATATCAAAAAAATCTCTCTTCTTATACAGATTATAGAAAGGAATTAGGAAAATATCTTAACAATAGTAATAAAGGAGAAGAAAAACAGGTTAAAGAGCATCTGGAAACTATTCTAAAATTAAATAAAGAGATAACTAATACATCAAATGATTCAAGTAAAAAAGCAGAACTAAAACAGGATAGAGTACAGTTAGAGCAAAAAATAGAAATTTTAAATGAAAGAATAGGAATTCAAGAAGAAAAGATACAAAAAGAAATTGAATTAAAAAAATTAGAAGAAGGAAATCTAAAAAAACATAATGAAATAATGAAAAGTTCTGAGTTATCATATCTTGAATCTAAAAAAAATATGATAGAAGAACAGAACAGGCTTTTAGATCTTGGGGCTATATCTAAAGAAGAATATAACAAGAATATAGAGAAAATAGATAGAGAACTTTTAAATAGACAGGATATGACTAATCTTGAATCTTTAAAAGAAATGGAAGAATATTATAAAAAGATTGGAGATCAGGCTAAAGCAAATGAATATCATAAAAAAGTTATAGAGATAGAAATAGATATTCAGAAAAGAACTTCAGTATCTATGGGAGGAGACTTTGATGATAGAGAAGATGAGTACCTAGAAGAAGAGAGAATAAAGAGAAAGCAGTTTCAAGCTGAGCTATTACAAGATGAATGGGAAAATTTGAGTAAGATAGCTGAAATGAGAGAAGCAGGAAAATTGAGTGAAGATGAAATTAATGAAAGAGGAGAAGAAGCAAGATATCTATTGGAAGAAAGAAAACTACAGCAAGAAGCAAAAGAGCTTGAAAATAGATTAGCTTTTTATGAAACAGATAAAAATTATGCAGAAAAAGCATTAGACACAAAGTTAGCAATAAAAGAAAATGAAATAAAACAATTTGAATTAAAGAATAAAAAAGCTGAAAAAAGAGATAAAGAAAAAATAAATTGGGAGAAATGGAAAGAAAATTATGAAACAAATATATATGAAAGATCAGCAGATGCGATAATAGACACTTACACTGCTTTAGCAACTGGGCAAATAAAGTCTTTGGAAGATTTTAAAAATTTTGCTCAAATGCAATTAGCTGAATTGCTTCTGGCAAAAGGACAAAAACATGCAGTAGTGGCAGTATCTGATGCAGCTTTAGGACTATCTCAGTTAGCTGCACATGATTATTCAGGGGCAAAAAAATCTTTTGCTTCATCAGCAAAAAATGCAGCTATAGCAGCGGCTTTTGGAATTGCAGCATCAGCTATATCTCCAAGTGATAATTCTTCAGAGAAGGAAGAAAATACTTCTACAAAATATGATGAAGGAATAGAAGAAAGAGTAAAAACAGCAGAAAAAGAAAATGAAGGAGATGTAATTATTGATATTTCAGATTCACAAATGAGTAAACTTTGGATTAAACAGATAGAAAAGGAACTTAATGATGGATATAATGTAACACTTATAGGAAAGAAAAAAGGTAGCTAA